Proteins co-encoded in one Bradyrhizobium sp. 170 genomic window:
- a CDS encoding SDR family NAD(P)-dependent oxidoreductase has translation MRDLAGKTAFVTGGAAGIGLALGRAFAQAGMKVMLADIETDALQAAVKSLREISPDISGTICDVTDAESVERAAQATFDAFGRVHVVCNNAGVAASGGIDHISLDNWRWVIDVNLMGVLHGIKSFLPHIRAHGEGGHIVNTASMAGMQTGLGFSPYAASKFAVVSMSEGLALQLEPHWIGVSVLCPHFVRTRIGESGRNRPERYGQSQPLDPATPAAAMVAEIARQIEAGLDPTTVAARVLEAVRENELYVFTHPGMRAEVEPRFAAILAAMDKVQ, from the coding sequence ATGCGAGACCTCGCCGGCAAGACCGCTTTTGTGACCGGCGGGGCTGCAGGGATCGGACTTGCGCTCGGCCGGGCGTTTGCGCAGGCCGGCATGAAGGTGATGCTGGCCGATATCGAGACGGATGCCCTGCAGGCCGCCGTCAAAAGCCTGCGGGAAATCTCCCCCGACATCAGCGGCACCATCTGCGATGTGACCGACGCGGAAAGCGTCGAGCGCGCGGCGCAGGCCACGTTCGATGCGTTCGGCCGTGTCCATGTCGTGTGCAACAATGCGGGGGTGGCTGCCAGCGGCGGTATCGACCACATCTCGCTGGATAATTGGCGATGGGTCATCGACGTCAATCTGATGGGCGTGCTTCACGGCATCAAAAGCTTCCTGCCGCACATCCGCGCGCATGGCGAGGGCGGTCATATCGTCAACACCGCATCGATGGCGGGAATGCAGACGGGATTGGGATTCAGCCCCTATGCGGCGAGCAAGTTTGCGGTCGTCAGCATGTCGGAAGGCCTTGCCCTGCAGCTCGAGCCGCACTGGATCGGCGTAAGCGTGTTGTGTCCACACTTTGTGCGCACGCGCATCGGCGAGAGCGGGCGAAATCGGCCCGAGCGCTACGGCCAGTCGCAGCCGCTCGATCCCGCCACTCCGGCGGCAGCCATGGTGGCTGAGATCGCGAGACAGATCGAGGCGGGGCTCGATCCCACTACCGTCGCCGCGCGCGTGCTTGAGGCAGTCCGGGAGAATGAACTCTATGTTTTCACCCATCCCGGCATGCGGGCCGAGGTCGAGCCGCGATTTGCAGCCATTTTGGCCGCGATGGACAAGGTGCAATAG
- a CDS encoding cupin domain-containing protein, with translation MQNHGTQERLIAHLVNWQGLEHFEALGPVLEFLTGTQISPCIIRGTIPPGVFVPLHSHADPETFVHISGEFEGLSETDGHFEWIRIRPGDVFHVPPNARHAFRNRFSESAISIIVTTPKLGSLLRAISLPAGNTGAITPERVRQALTTAESFGYWNATPEENARVGLNLLAAP, from the coding sequence ATGCAAAATCACGGCACGCAGGAAAGGCTGATTGCCCATCTGGTGAACTGGCAAGGCCTCGAACACTTTGAGGCCCTCGGACCGGTCCTGGAATTCCTGACAGGAACGCAGATTTCACCGTGCATCATACGAGGCACCATTCCACCCGGCGTATTTGTCCCGCTCCACAGCCATGCCGACCCGGAAACGTTCGTGCACATTTCGGGAGAGTTCGAAGGTCTTTCGGAAACGGATGGCCATTTCGAATGGATACGGATTCGGCCGGGCGATGTATTTCATGTGCCGCCAAACGCGCGACACGCCTTCCGCAATCGCTTCTCCGAATCCGCCATTTCCATCATCGTCACGACGCCGAAGCTGGGCAGCCTGCTGCGAGCGATCAGCCTGCCGGCCGGCAATACCGGCGCGATAACGCCCGAAAGAGTCCGTCAGGCGCTGACGACCGCGGAAAGCTTCGGCTACTGGAATGCAACTCCCGAGGAAAATGCGCGGGTCGGCCTGAATCTGCTCGCCGCCCCATGA
- a CDS encoding cupin domain-containing protein has protein sequence MKMSARALAALIASASVPANAVAVEPPRETVISSLKQPIPSIAGKSLVASVVYYRPGAKSPPHRHPAAHLIFAQVLSGAIRSQVNDEPPKVYPAGASWFELPGAHHVISENASSSESAQLLVVFVVDADNRELIAPDPKQ, from the coding sequence AAATGAGCGCACGCGCGCTGGCTGCGTTGATCGCCTCGGCTTCGGTGCCGGCCAACGCCGTAGCCGTCGAGCCGCCGCGCGAAACCGTGATTTCGTCACTGAAGCAGCCGATACCGAGCATTGCCGGAAAAAGCCTCGTCGCGTCGGTGGTCTATTACAGGCCGGGCGCGAAGTCGCCGCCGCACAGGCATCCGGCCGCCCATCTGATTTTCGCGCAGGTGCTGTCCGGCGCGATCCGCAGTCAGGTCAACGACGAACCGCCCAAGGTCTACCCCGCGGGAGCAAGCTGGTTCGAACTGCCCGGCGCGCACCACGTGATCAGCGAAAATGCGAGCAGCTCCGAATCCGCACAATTGCTCGTCGTCTTCGTGGTCGACGCGGATAATCGCGAGCTGATTGCACCCGATCCGAAACAATGA